Proteins encoded in a region of the Blastococcus sp. Marseille-P5729 genome:
- a CDS encoding AMP-binding protein, with translation MTLPAPEPEWLAHAYRRFAVEQPDRPAVTDATTGTTVTWKELVDRAELAARGMAARGAKQGDLVTIALWNSVDFVVADLATWFVGATPQPLSQKLAVPEFQAILEIAKPAVVVGDEALSEHFGAEMVSVAHLERDGAAYDGELPDVLAPSLKAPTSGGSTGRPKIILSGLPAIVDDAGLEIWRIDNDTVSLVSAPMHHNAPHMVMYQTLARGGHVVLMDRFEPEQVLSNIEKYRCTLLYVVPIMMRRMWNLPEKVRSRYDISSIETVWHMGAPCPAWLKEHWIEWFGAEPIMELYAGTESQAITVINGVEWLTRRGSVGQVVSGEMVALDEDHNPVPTGTPGELWMRRTPDKDETYHYVGADAKLLDRGDGIVWESLGDVGQFDDDGFLYLHDRKTDMILVGGVNVFPAEIEAALDKHPAITSSAVIGLPDEEYGNRIHAIVHADPGTDLDDVHRHLVEHLSPHKRPRTIEINDEPLRDDAGKARRSALRAERLKI, from the coding sequence ATGACTCTTCCCGCGCCCGAGCCTGAGTGGCTCGCCCACGCTTATCGGCGATTCGCCGTCGAGCAGCCCGATCGCCCGGCGGTCACCGACGCAACCACCGGCACCACGGTGACCTGGAAGGAGCTCGTCGATCGGGCCGAGCTCGCCGCACGGGGCATGGCCGCGCGGGGCGCGAAGCAGGGCGATCTGGTGACTATCGCGCTCTGGAACAGCGTGGACTTCGTCGTCGCCGACCTCGCCACCTGGTTCGTGGGCGCCACCCCGCAGCCGCTGTCGCAGAAGCTCGCGGTACCGGAGTTCCAGGCGATCCTGGAGATCGCCAAGCCTGCCGTTGTCGTCGGTGACGAGGCGCTCTCGGAGCACTTCGGCGCCGAGATGGTCAGCGTGGCGCATCTGGAGCGGGACGGCGCGGCGTACGACGGCGAGCTGCCCGACGTCCTCGCGCCGTCGCTGAAGGCGCCGACGTCCGGCGGGTCCACCGGCCGGCCGAAGATCATCCTCTCGGGACTGCCGGCGATCGTGGACGACGCGGGGCTGGAGATCTGGCGGATCGACAACGACACGGTCTCGCTGGTGTCGGCGCCGATGCACCACAACGCGCCGCACATGGTCATGTACCAGACCCTCGCCCGGGGCGGACACGTCGTCCTGATGGACCGCTTCGAGCCCGAGCAGGTACTAAGCAATATAGAGAAGTACCGATGCACGCTGCTGTACGTCGTCCCGATCATGATGCGGCGGATGTGGAACCTGCCCGAGAAGGTGCGCAGCCGGTACGACATCTCCAGCATCGAGACGGTGTGGCACATGGGCGCCCCGTGCCCAGCGTGGCTCAAGGAGCACTGGATCGAATGGTTCGGCGCCGAGCCGATCATGGAGCTGTACGCCGGCACCGAGTCCCAGGCGATCACGGTCATCAACGGCGTCGAGTGGCTAACCCGGCGCGGCTCGGTCGGTCAGGTCGTCTCGGGGGAGATGGTGGCGCTCGACGAGGACCATAACCCGGTGCCGACCGGGACGCCGGGCGAGCTCTGGATGCGCCGTACGCCGGACAAGGACGAGACCTATCACTACGTCGGCGCCGATGCCAAGCTCCTCGACCGCGGTGACGGGATCGTCTGGGAGTCGCTCGGTGACGTCGGCCAGTTCGACGACGACGGCTTCCTCTACCTGCACGACCGCAAGACCGACATGATCCTCGTCGGCGGCGTGAACGTCTTCCCGGCCGAGATCGAGGCCGCGCTCGACAAGCATCCGGCGATCACGTCGTCCGCGGTGATCGGGCTGCCCGATGAGGAGTACGGCAACCGGATCCACGCGATCGTGCACGCCGATCCGGGCACCGACCTCGACGACGTGCACCGGCATCTGGTCGAGCACCTGTCGCCGCACAAGCGCCCGCGCACCATCGAGATCAACGACGAGCCGCTGCGGGACGACGCGGGCAAGGCCCGCCGCAGCGCCCTGCGCGCCGAACGCCTCAAGATATGA
- a CDS encoding NADP-dependent isocitrate dehydrogenase: MSTSKIVWTKIDEAPALATYSLLPIVQAFTKGTGIEVETSDISLAGRILAQFPDRLSDEQRIDDNLTRLGELAKTPEANIIKLPNISASVPQLKAAIKELQGQGYDIPDYPEVPKTDEEKQVNAAYSKVLGSAVNPVLREGNSDRRAPQSVKNFAKKNPHRLGAWSSDIKARVADMAEGDFYGNEKSVVMDAADELTIAIDGKELGKVKVDAGEIVDATFMSAAALQQFYRDQIAAAKDEGLLLSLHLKATMMKVSDPVMFGYAVKTFFEPVFDKHGATFDELGVNPNLGLGDLLARLDKLDAEKKAEIEADIQACYDERPALAMVDSDKGITNLHVPSDIIIDASMPVVIRDSGQMWNAEGNQQETLAMIPDRSYGPMYDAVFDDCKANGALDPATMGSVPNVGLMAQKAEEYGSHPTTFIIEDAGTVTVTNSKGETLMEHQVEAGDIWRMSRVKDVPVQDWVKLAVTRARATGAPACFYLDENRAHDANVIAKVEKYLKDHDTDGLEIVIKSPVEAMKYSLERIRRGEDTISVTGNVLRDYLTDLFPILELGTSAKMLSVVPLLAGGGLFETGAGGSAPKHVQQFVKEDYLRWDSLGEFSALGASLEHIAAQGGNDKAQVLADTLDEAIAKFLDENKSPARKLGSIDNRGSHYYLALYWAQALAAQSKDAELAERFGKVAADLAENEAKINEELIGAQGKPVDMGGYYRPDDEKVSAAMRPSATLNGIIDGM; the protein is encoded by the coding sequence TTGAGCACATCAAAGATCGTGTGGACCAAGATCGACGAGGCACCGGCGCTGGCGACCTACTCGCTGCTTCCGATCGTTCAGGCCTTCACCAAGGGCACTGGCATCGAGGTCGAGACCAGTGACATCTCGCTCGCGGGGCGCATTCTGGCCCAGTTCCCCGACCGGCTCAGCGATGAGCAGCGGATCGATGACAACCTCACCCGGCTCGGCGAGCTCGCCAAGACCCCCGAGGCCAACATCATCAAGCTGCCGAACATCTCGGCGTCCGTGCCCCAGCTCAAGGCAGCGATCAAGGAGCTGCAGGGGCAGGGCTACGACATCCCCGACTACCCCGAGGTGCCGAAGACCGACGAGGAGAAGCAGGTCAACGCCGCGTACTCCAAGGTGCTCGGCTCGGCGGTGAACCCGGTACTGCGCGAGGGCAACTCCGACCGCCGCGCACCCCAGTCGGTGAAGAACTTCGCCAAGAAGAACCCGCACCGTCTCGGTGCGTGGAGCAGTGACATCAAGGCGCGGGTCGCCGACATGGCAGAGGGTGACTTCTACGGCAACGAGAAGTCGGTCGTGATGGACGCTGCCGACGAGCTGACCATCGCCATCGACGGCAAGGAGCTCGGCAAGGTCAAGGTGGACGCCGGCGAGATCGTGGACGCCACCTTCATGAGCGCCGCCGCGTTGCAGCAGTTCTACCGGGACCAGATCGCCGCGGCGAAGGACGAAGGGCTGCTGCTGTCGCTGCACCTGAAGGCCACGATGATGAAGGTCTCCGACCCGGTGATGTTCGGGTACGCCGTCAAGACCTTCTTCGAGCCGGTGTTCGACAAGCACGGCGCCACCTTCGACGAGCTCGGCGTGAATCCCAACCTGGGCCTGGGCGACCTGCTCGCCCGCCTCGACAAGCTGGACGCTGAGAAGAAGGCCGAGATCGAGGCCGACATCCAGGCCTGCTACGACGAGCGCCCCGCGCTGGCGATGGTGGACTCCGACAAGGGCATCACCAACCTGCACGTGCCCAGCGACATCATCATCGACGCCTCCATGCCGGTCGTCATCCGCGATTCGGGTCAGATGTGGAACGCCGAGGGCAACCAGCAGGAGACCCTCGCGATGATCCCGGACCGCAGCTACGGGCCGATGTACGACGCGGTGTTCGACGACTGCAAGGCCAACGGGGCGTTGGATCCTGCCACCATGGGCTCGGTGCCCAACGTCGGCCTCATGGCGCAGAAGGCCGAGGAGTACGGCTCGCACCCCACCACCTTCATCATCGAGGACGCCGGCACGGTGACCGTCACCAACAGCAAGGGCGAGACGCTGATGGAGCACCAGGTCGAGGCCGGCGACATCTGGCGCATGTCACGCGTGAAGGACGTCCCGGTGCAGGACTGGGTGAAGCTCGCGGTCACTCGTGCTCGCGCGACCGGCGCCCCGGCCTGCTTCTACCTCGACGAGAACCGCGCGCACGACGCCAACGTGATCGCCAAGGTCGAGAAGTACCTGAAGGACCACGACACCGACGGCCTCGAGATCGTCATCAAGTCGCCGGTCGAAGCGATGAAGTACTCGCTTGAGCGGATCCGTCGCGGCGAGGACACCATCTCGGTCACCGGCAACGTGCTGCGCGACTACCTGACCGACCTGTTCCCGATCCTCGAGCTGGGCACCTCGGCGAAGATGCTGTCCGTCGTCCCGCTGCTGGCCGGCGGTGGCCTGTTCGAGACCGGCGCGGGCGGCTCGGCCCCCAAGCACGTGCAGCAGTTCGTCAAGGAGGACTACCTGCGCTGGGACTCCCTCGGTGAGTTCTCCGCGCTCGGTGCCTCGCTGGAGCACATCGCCGCGCAGGGCGGAAACGACAAGGCGCAGGTGCTCGCCGACACCCTCGACGAGGCGATCGCGAAGTTCCTCGACGAGAACAAGTCGCCCGCGCGCAAGCTCGGCTCGATCGACAACCGCGGCTCGCACTACTACCTCGCGCTGTACTGGGCGCAGGCGCTCGCGGCCCAGTCGAAGGACGCCGAGCTCGCCGAGCGCTTCGGCAAGGTCGCGGCCGACCTCGCCGAGAACGAGGCGAAGATCAACGAGGAGCTGATCGGCGCGCAGGGCAAGCCGGTCGACATGGGCGGCTACTACCGGCCGGACGACGAGAAGGTCTCCGCGGCGATGCGCCCGTCGGCAACGCTGAACGGGATCATCGACGGCATGTAG
- a CDS encoding DUF3017 domain-containing protein, whose amino-acid sequence MPAPPVSRTAGHRMASWRGGLRRQALYIIVWLTLLTGLILVGLGQWRKGLLVMGTSMVLAGVVRALLPGRLTGWLAVRNRTSDLVFCLLFGAALITTAIVARGEM is encoded by the coding sequence ATGCCGGCACCGCCCGTCTCGCGCACGGCCGGCCACCGGATGGCCTCATGGCGCGGAGGTCTGCGTAGGCAGGCGCTCTACATCATCGTGTGGCTCACCCTGCTGACTGGGCTGATCCTGGTCGGGCTGGGGCAGTGGCGCAAGGGCCTGCTGGTAATGGGCACCTCGATGGTGCTCGCGGGCGTGGTGCGCGCGCTGCTGCCGGGCCGGCTCACCGGTTGGCTGGCGGTCCGCAACCGCACGTCGGATCTGGTGTTCTGCCTGCTGTTCGGCGCCGCGCTGATCACGACGGCGATCGTCGCGCGCGGGGAGATGTAG
- a CDS encoding bifunctional methylenetetrahydrofolate dehydrogenase/methenyltetrahydrofolate cyclohydrolase, which yields MSATILDGKAAAAAIKDDLKQRVESLRAKGITPGLGTILVGDDPGSHAYVRGKHRDCAEVGIASIRRDLPDDASQDDVMKAVAELNADPACTGYIVQLPLPKGLDADAALEAIDPEKDADGLHPVSLGKLVLGIDGPLPCTPRGIADLLRRYDVPLNGANAVIVGRGVTAGRPLSLLLTRKSENCTVTICHTGTKDLAEHTRRADIVVAAAGSAGLITADMIKPGAAVVDVSANRTDAGLVGDTSPDVREVAGHLAPMPGGVGPMTRAMLLLNVVEAAERAAS from the coding sequence ATGAGCGCGACGATCCTCGACGGCAAGGCTGCGGCGGCAGCGATCAAGGACGATCTGAAGCAGCGGGTCGAGTCGTTGCGTGCCAAGGGCATCACGCCCGGACTTGGCACAATCCTGGTGGGGGACGACCCGGGCAGCCACGCCTATGTTCGGGGCAAGCACCGCGACTGCGCGGAGGTCGGTATCGCCAGCATCCGCCGCGACCTGCCGGACGACGCCTCCCAGGACGACGTGATGAAGGCAGTCGCCGAGCTCAACGCCGATCCGGCGTGCACCGGCTACATCGTGCAGCTGCCGCTGCCCAAGGGCCTGGACGCCGACGCCGCCCTCGAAGCGATCGACCCCGAGAAGGACGCTGACGGCCTGCACCCGGTCAGCCTGGGCAAGCTGGTGCTCGGGATCGACGGCCCGCTGCCGTGCACGCCGCGCGGGATCGCCGACCTGCTGCGGCGGTACGACGTCCCCCTCAACGGGGCGAACGCCGTGATCGTGGGCCGCGGCGTGACCGCCGGACGGCCACTGAGCCTGCTGCTGACCCGCAAGAGCGAGAACTGCACCGTCACCATCTGCCACACCGGCACCAAGGATCTCGCTGAGCACACCCGCCGCGCCGACATCGTCGTCGCCGCGGCTGGTTCGGCCGGACTGATCACCGCCGACATGATCAAGCCGGGCGCTGCAGTGGTCGACGTCTCGGCGAACCGTACCGATGCCGGGCTCGTGGGCGACACCAGCCCGGACGTCCGCGAGGTCGCGGGCCATCTCGCGCCGATGCCCGGCGGCGTCGGACCGATGACCCGCGCGATGCTGCTGCTCAACGTCGTCGAGGCGGCCGAGCGCGCGGCCAGCTGA
- the purH gene encoding bifunctional phosphoribosylaminoimidazolecarboxamide formyltransferase/IMP cyclohydrolase, with amino-acid sequence MDKIAIKRALVSVYDKTGLAELAAGLKDAGVSIVSTGSTAGILKDAGADVTEVADLTGFPECLDGRVKTLHPKVHAGILADRRLDSHVQQLADLDVEPFDLVICNLYPFTQTVASGASPDECVEQIDIGGPSMVRAAAKNHPSVAVVTSPEQYGELLDAVRGGGFTLGQRKRLAAMAFAHTAAYDAAVSTWFASSYAPADDSGFADFMARAWQRSDVLRYGENPHQKAAVYTSDEPGIAHAKVLHGKAMSYNNYVDADAARRAAYDFREPAVAIIKHANPCGIAVGGDIAEAHRKAHACDPLSAFGGVIAANRPVSVEMAKQVAEIFTEVLIAPGYEDGALEVLQGKKNIRLLELGPVEGTVLELRPISGGALVQQADAIDAPGDEAAAWTLAAGDAADEATLADLQFAWRAVRAVKSNAILLASGGATIGVGMGQVNRVDSAKLAVERAGDRVSGTVAASDAFFPFADGFEVLAKAGVRAVVQPGGSVRDEEVIEAATKAGVTMYFTGTRHFFH; translated from the coding sequence ATGGACAAGATCGCGATCAAGCGCGCGCTGGTCAGCGTGTACGACAAGACCGGGCTTGCCGAGCTCGCTGCCGGGCTGAAGGACGCCGGGGTCTCGATCGTCTCCACCGGGTCGACCGCGGGCATCCTGAAGGACGCCGGCGCCGACGTCACCGAGGTCGCCGACCTGACCGGCTTCCCCGAGTGTCTCGACGGCCGCGTAAAGACCCTGCACCCGAAGGTGCACGCCGGAATCCTCGCCGACCGCCGGCTCGACTCTCACGTGCAGCAGCTCGCGGACCTCGACGTCGAGCCCTTCGACCTGGTCATCTGCAACCTCTACCCGTTCACCCAGACCGTCGCCAGTGGCGCCTCGCCGGACGAGTGCGTCGAGCAGATCGACATCGGCGGCCCGTCGATGGTGCGTGCGGCCGCCAAGAACCATCCCAGCGTCGCCGTCGTCACCTCGCCGGAGCAGTACGGCGAGCTGCTGGACGCCGTCCGCGGCGGTGGGTTCACCCTCGGGCAGCGCAAGCGACTGGCGGCCATGGCGTTCGCGCATACCGCGGCGTACGACGCGGCGGTCTCGACCTGGTTCGCCAGCTCCTACGCGCCGGCCGACGACAGCGGCTTCGCGGACTTCATGGCCCGCGCGTGGCAGCGCTCAGACGTCCTGCGGTATGGCGAGAACCCGCACCAGAAGGCTGCGGTCTACACCAGCGACGAGCCGGGCATCGCGCACGCGAAGGTGCTGCACGGCAAGGCCATGTCGTACAACAACTACGTGGACGCCGACGCGGCCCGGCGGGCGGCGTACGACTTCCGCGAGCCCGCGGTCGCCATCATCAAGCACGCCAACCCGTGCGGCATCGCGGTCGGCGGTGACATCGCCGAGGCGCACCGCAAGGCGCACGCCTGCGACCCGCTGTCGGCCTTCGGCGGGGTCATCGCCGCGAACCGCCCCGTGTCGGTCGAGATGGCGAAGCAGGTCGCCGAGATCTTCACCGAGGTGCTCATCGCTCCCGGTTACGAGGACGGCGCGCTAGAGGTGCTGCAGGGCAAGAAGAACATCCGCCTGCTCGAGCTCGGCCCGGTCGAGGGCACGGTGCTGGAGCTGCGTCCGATCTCCGGTGGCGCGCTGGTGCAGCAGGCGGACGCGATCGATGCGCCCGGTGACGAGGCGGCCGCCTGGACCCTGGCCGCGGGGGACGCCGCCGACGAGGCGACCCTCGCCGACCTGCAGTTCGCATGGCGTGCGGTGCGGGCGGTGAAATCCAACGCGATCCTGCTGGCCTCCGGCGGCGCCACGATCGGCGTCGGCATGGGCCAGGTCAACCGCGTCGACTCGGCCAAACTGGCCGTCGAGCGCGCCGGCGACCGGGTGAGCGGGACCGTTGCGGCATCCGATGCCTTCTTCCCGTTCGCGGACGGCTTCGAGGTGCTGGCGAAGGCCGGCGTCCGCGCCGTCGTCCAGCCCGGCGGATCGGTGCGCGACGAGGAAGTCATCGAGGCCGCGACCAAGGCCGGCGTCACGATGTACTTCACCGGCACCCGCCACTTCTTCCATTAG
- the purN gene encoding phosphoribosylglycinamide formyltransferase codes for MPENPPDPLRLVVLVSGSGTLLQSLMDACADPAYGARVVAVGADRDQIAGLQRAQDAGIPAFVHRLRDYDTREKWDAALTDSVAAHRPDWVVSAGFMKIVGPHFLGRFGGRMINTHPALLPSFPGAHAVRDALAHGVKVTGCSVITVDEGIDTGPILAQRACEVRADDTEESLHERIKVLERDLLVETIASFVRART; via the coding sequence GTGCCCGAGAATCCACCTGACCCGCTGCGCCTCGTCGTGCTGGTCTCCGGTAGCGGCACCCTCCTGCAGTCGCTGATGGACGCTTGCGCCGACCCGGCGTACGGCGCCCGCGTGGTCGCCGTCGGTGCCGATCGCGACCAGATCGCCGGGTTGCAGCGCGCCCAGGACGCCGGAATCCCGGCGTTCGTGCACCGCCTGAGGGACTACGACACGCGCGAGAAGTGGGACGCCGCCCTGACCGACTCGGTCGCTGCGCACCGGCCCGACTGGGTGGTGAGTGCCGGGTTCATGAAGATCGTCGGACCGCACTTCCTCGGCCGCTTCGGCGGGCGGATGATCAACACGCACCCGGCCCTGCTGCCGAGCTTTCCGGGCGCCCACGCCGTCCGCGACGCCCTGGCACACGGCGTAAAGGTCACCGGCTGCTCGGTGATCACCGTCGACGAAGGAATCGACACCGGCCCGATCCTCGCGCAGCGCGCCTGCGAGGTGCGCGCTGACGACACCGAAGAGTCCCTGCACGAACGCATCAAGGTCCTCGAGCGCGACCTGCTGGTCGAGACCATCGCCTCCTTCGTGCGCGCCCGCACCTGA
- a CDS encoding DUF6350 family protein, translating into MSAQTSPTVPAQGRTEGNRVVWGAVSALGVVAAGLVLLIALSLVSWAVDRPIGAGPLDAARVAVQAWYLAHGVGLPVSWGTLSVPPLLITVLIAVFFYRSGRSAVRACALRAPMQIAECTAAMAITYTTAAILLTELAYPGPELLSITEVAIAAGVISVLAPLAGMLRESGYGARIVSALPGPSYAYCRGALASLWTLAAASALVIACSVVISYSEASAITASLAPTGLGGLTVVGISIAYLPNAMLLTTALGSGAGFGLGAGSVYSLTAVQREPLPAFPLFAALPQSTGLLTWLVALVPLSAAVVGALTMTRNLEREHRTPLNLIGGTAMGSLLTAAAVLGAAVVAAGSLGDGRLAAVGAAPLRTGLWLLGILLVAGGLTAFIATAKALTPAAAARRRRALSVIETTADLTANEGDEVEEIEPAPSRGPVIASKLAMRRLARTGKFAAARKRQQASEKLAGAAVAVSAAEPPPSPSGAKRTPSSSLSVVKRLNEQRAAKAVANDTGRPLTGEREPSGAGATLVRRTG; encoded by the coding sequence GTGAGCGCCCAGACTTCCCCCACCGTGCCCGCGCAGGGCCGGACGGAAGGCAACCGGGTCGTCTGGGGCGCCGTGTCCGCGCTCGGGGTGGTGGCGGCCGGTCTGGTGCTGCTCATCGCGCTGAGCCTGGTCTCCTGGGCCGTCGACCGGCCGATCGGTGCCGGTCCGCTGGACGCCGCCCGGGTCGCCGTCCAGGCCTGGTACCTCGCGCACGGGGTCGGCCTGCCGGTGTCGTGGGGGACGCTGTCCGTGCCGCCGCTGCTGATCACCGTCCTGATCGCCGTGTTCTTCTACCGCTCCGGACGTAGCGCGGTGCGCGCGTGCGCCTTACGCGCCCCGATGCAGATCGCCGAGTGCACGGCCGCCATGGCGATCACCTACACGACGGCCGCGATCCTGCTGACCGAGCTCGCCTATCCCGGCCCGGAACTGCTGTCGATCACGGAGGTCGCCATCGCCGCGGGCGTGATCTCCGTGCTCGCGCCGCTGGCCGGGATGCTGCGCGAGAGCGGGTACGGCGCCCGCATCGTCTCGGCGCTACCGGGCCCGTCGTACGCCTACTGCCGCGGCGCGCTGGCCAGCCTCTGGACGCTCGCGGCGGCGTCCGCGCTCGTCATCGCCTGCTCGGTGGTGATCAGCTACAGCGAGGCCAGCGCGATCACCGCCTCCCTGGCGCCGACCGGGCTCGGCGGGCTGACCGTTGTCGGCATCAGCATCGCCTACCTGCCCAACGCGATGCTGCTGACCACCGCGCTGGGCAGCGGCGCCGGCTTCGGCCTGGGTGCCGGTTCGGTCTACTCCCTGACCGCCGTGCAGCGCGAGCCGCTCCCGGCGTTCCCACTGTTCGCGGCGCTCCCGCAGTCGACCGGGCTGCTGACCTGGCTGGTCGCGCTCGTCCCGCTCTCTGCCGCCGTCGTCGGCGCGCTGACCATGACCCGCAACCTCGAGCGTGAGCACCGCACCCCCCTGAACCTGATCGGTGGGACGGCGATGGGCAGCCTGCTGACCGCGGCCGCAGTGCTCGGTGCGGCGGTCGTCGCCGCCGGCAGCCTGGGCGACGGGCGGCTCGCCGCGGTGGGCGCCGCGCCGCTGCGTACCGGGCTGTGGCTGCTGGGCATCCTGCTGGTCGCCGGCGGGCTCACCGCGTTCATCGCCACCGCGAAGGCGCTCACCCCGGCCGCTGCCGCGCGGCGTAGACGAGCCCTGTCGGTCATCGAGACCACCGCCGACCTGACCGCGAACGAGGGTGACGAGGTGGAGGAGATCGAGCCCGCGCCGTCCCGCGGACCGGTCATCGCCTCGAAGCTGGCGATGCGGCGGCTGGCGCGGACGGGCAAGTTCGCTGCCGCCCGCAAGCGGCAGCAGGCCTCGGAGAAGCTGGCCGGCGCGGCCGTCGCGGTCTCGGCCGCCGAGCCGCCGCCGTCGCCGTCCGGGGCCAAGCGGACCCCGTCGTCCTCGCTGAGCGTCGTCAAGCGGCTGAACGAGCAGCGGGCCGCCAAGGCGGTCGCCAACGACACCGGCCGACCGCTCACCGGGGAGCGGGAGCCTTCCGGCGCGGGGGCCACGCTGGTACGCCGTACCGGCTGA
- the sucD gene encoding succinate--CoA ligase subunit alpha, with the protein MAIFLTKDSKIIVQGMTGSEGMKHTRNMIRNGATIVGGVNPKKGGQSVDFEGTSVPVFATVKEAMEATGADVTVIFVPPAFAKAAIVEAIDAEIPLAVVITEGIPVHDTTEAFAYSQGKKTRFIGPNCPGVQTPGSSSAGIIPNISGPGKIGLVSKSGTLTYQMMYELRDYGISTAVGIGGDPVIGTTHIDCLEAFEADPETVAIVMIGEIGGDAEERAADFIKANVTKPVVGYVAGFMAPEGKTMGHAGAIVSGSAGTAQAKKEALEAAGVKVGKTPSETAELMKEIMKNL; encoded by the coding sequence ATGGCTATCTTCCTGACCAAGGACAGCAAGATCATCGTCCAGGGCATGACCGGCTCCGAGGGCATGAAGCACACCCGCAACATGATCCGCAACGGTGCCACCATCGTCGGCGGCGTGAACCCGAAGAAGGGCGGCCAGAGCGTCGACTTCGAGGGCACCAGCGTCCCCGTGTTCGCCACCGTGAAGGAGGCCATGGAGGCCACCGGCGCCGACGTGACGGTCATCTTCGTGCCGCCGGCCTTCGCCAAGGCTGCCATCGTGGAGGCGATCGACGCCGAGATCCCGCTCGCCGTCGTCATCACCGAGGGCATCCCGGTGCACGACACCACCGAGGCCTTCGCCTACTCGCAGGGCAAGAAGACCCGCTTCATCGGGCCGAACTGCCCCGGCGTCCAGACCCCCGGCTCCTCGAGCGCCGGCATCATCCCCAACATCAGTGGCCCCGGCAAGATCGGCCTGGTCTCCAAGTCCGGCACGCTGACCTACCAGATGATGTACGAGCTGCGTGACTACGGCATCTCGACCGCCGTCGGCATCGGCGGCGACCCGGTCATCGGCACCACCCACATCGACTGCCTGGAGGCGTTCGAGGCCGACCCCGAGACGGTCGCGATCGTGATGATTGGCGAGATCGGCGGGGACGCCGAGGAGCGAGCCGCGGACTTCATCAAGGCCAACGTCACCAAGCCGGTCGTCGGCTATGTGGCGGGCTTCATGGCCCCCGAGGGCAAGACGATGGGCCACGCCGGCGCGATCGTCTCCGGCTCGGCCGGTACCGCTCAGGCCAAGAAGGAGGCCCTTGAGGCCGCGGGCGTGAAGGTCGGCAAGACGCCGTCCGAGACCGCGGAGCTCATGAAGGAGATCATGAAGAACCTGTAG
- a CDS encoding cobalamin B12-binding domain-containing protein: MSSRIRVVVAKPGLDGHDRGAKVVARALRDAGMEVIYTGLHQTPEQIVETTLQEDADAVGLSVLSGAHMTQFRRVAELLKQQDAEDVVIFGGGIIPEEDLAELDSIGVKKVFTPGATTEEIVGWVSENVTRD, translated from the coding sequence ATGAGCTCGCGTATCCGTGTCGTCGTTGCCAAGCCCGGTCTCGACGGGCACGACCGAGGAGCGAAGGTCGTCGCCCGAGCGCTACGCGATGCCGGCATGGAGGTCATCTACACCGGCCTGCACCAGACGCCTGAGCAGATCGTCGAGACGACCCTGCAGGAGGACGCGGACGCGGTCGGGCTGTCGGTCCTCAGCGGTGCGCACATGACCCAGTTCCGCCGGGTCGCCGAACTGCTCAAGCAGCAGGACGCCGAGGACGTCGTCATCTTCGGCGGCGGGATCATTCCCGAGGAGGACCTTGCCGAGCTCGACTCGATCGGCGTCAAGAAGGTCTTCACCCCCGGCGCGACGACCGAGGAGATCGTCGGCTGGGTGAGCGAGAACGTCACTCGCGACTAG